Within Equus przewalskii isolate Varuska chromosome 9, EquPr2, whole genome shotgun sequence, the genomic segment GGAAAGGCTGTTTCTCTGGGTGGTGAAGGAGGAATGGGACACACAGTGCGAGGGCCTCGGTGAGGGTGCAGGGGTGGCGAGGAGTTTGGTACCTTCCAGAACTGGAAAGGAGGTGTCAGCCTGGGGCCATGTGAACTGGGAGCAGGACAGGAAGGGAGGCTGCTGTTCCATGTCAGGACCTTGGGGGCTGCCTCAGCAGCTGGCATTTTACCCTGAACGCAGTGGAACGGTTGTGAGTAGGGGACTGGCAACCAGCTCTGCCAGTGCGAAGGATCGCTCTGGCTGTCGTGTGGAGAAGGATGGgtgggggagcggggagggaggTTTGCTCAAGGCTTTGGACCAAAGTGGAGGCCGCAAAGAGGGAGCAAAGCAGCAGATTAGACTTATGTTTAGGAAAAGGCCGCAGGTGTGGGTTAGGGGGTGAGGGGGCTCTCTTTAGTCCTCACCACCTTCTCTGAGCTGGATATGCACATCcattttgtagaagaggaaactgaggctcagagaaggtcagTAACTGATGATCAGAGGCCTCAGGGCAGGTAGATGAGGAAATCCAACCCAGGCAGGTCTGTCTCACCTCCTTGCTGGGCTGTGAATTCTTGGGGCCGGTGAGGACAGGGCTGccctgagcccagcccagcctctccttCCGGGGCTCTGAGAAGGCCGCAGGTCCGCAGGCATCGGCACAGCCTCGGCCTCCTCTGGTCTAGCCTTTCAGTCTTTCCaggcttctctctgctccagggGAACAAAGCCACCCCCAATGCTTGGCCCAGATGGAAGGGCTCAGGGGGTCTGACACAGGTGCACACCAGCCGCTGCCCTTGGGTCAAGGCTAGCCTCCTTGTGCTGGCACACATTCACCtcagcctcattttccccatctgtgcaaTGGGCACAACTATTCCAGTCCGCACTGTGCCTGGGGGTTGCCGATCCCGCGGAAGTGTGAGAGGAGGCCTCCCTCAAGTTGGAAAGGgcagccccccacctcccccgcctCGTCTGCGCATGCCCACAGGACTTCAGCCTGCTGTACGAGGAGGCTCGGTACTACCAGCTGCAGCCGATGGTGCGAGAGCTGGAGCGCTGGCAGCAGGAGCAAGAGCAGCGGCGCCGTAGCCGGGCCTGTGACTGCCTGGTGGTGCGGGTCACGCCGGACCTGGGCGAGCGGATCGCGCTCAGCGGCGAGAAGGCCCTCATCGAGGAGGTCTTCCCCGAGACCGGGGACGTCATGTGCAACTCGGTGAACGCTGGCTGGAACCAGGACCCCACGCACGTCATCCGCTTCCCGCTCAACGGCTACTGCCGGCTCAACTCGGTGCAGGTGAGGCTGCGCTGCACCCAGCGCCTCACCCCTGCCTCTCCACAGCCCTGGGCGCcgagaggggtggagggaggcgcGGCCCTGCAGCGGCAAGCCCTCCGTGCCGGTTTACAGAAAAGGCAACAATGTGTCGATGCATAATTTATGTCCCCCTCATAATTAAATGATGGCGCCTGGGGGATGGACTTAAAAAAATtgatctctgcttttttttttttgtccaaaaGGCTGTTCTATAAAAATGGCCCAGAGTATTTTCAACAAAGTGTGCTTCATCTGACACCCAGAGTCTGACTCTGGACTCAGATTAAACATAGGAGCGGCAGGACAGAGGCTGAGAGTGGAGGTAGCCTGGAGCCCCCTTCCTTTCCCCGCTGACCTGGGGCCATGGGCACCCAAACAGCTGCTTCTGGACTGGCTTTCCCCAGGGGGGCCTAAGAGTTGGGACGCCCACAATGGAGTGGGGCCTATTTTCCACCAGCCTGAAGAGCAGACTCCAATTTGAGGCGTAGGGCAGAGTAGACTCTGGGAAAGTTTTCCCATGCACACATGCCGCAGGCTGTCAGTCAGCACTTACTAGTTGCAGGACACAGGTGTCACAGTGGCCAGACCCCACCCTCACAGAGGCACAGACCCACGTGGACACGGAGGCCTGCAGAGACTCGAAACAGCCAGAGGACTGCTCCTCTCTATCCTACCTCTCTTGAGCTGCTGGGCCCCCAGGCCTCAAACCATCTGGGACTCGCAGCTCAGGGAAGCAGGTGGCTGcccagaggctgggggcagggtctCTCTATTATTGGGGCATGCCTCAGTGAGGGAGGGGGACCCAGGACCACATGtctggagagagaggggcaggttgcatcctggagaagagagaaggggccCAAAGGCTCTTTCTGCCTCTGAATCAAGGCTGTGGACCCCTGAGGGCAGCAGGGTGGGGTAGCCCACGCAGGTTTGGTCCCTCGAGGGGCTCCGAGGCCTGGCTGCTCCAGTCCCTCCTGTGGTTGCCCAACTGGTTGTTCTGCAGGAATCTTTGTCCTGAGTGAGACGAGATCCTAACAGGAGAAGGTAGCTTGCCCTGGCTGGTGCCCACCTGCCCTCCAGGCAGACTCTTGAAGCTAGGCATTGGCGATCTCTATTTCTTCCCCTGCAGGTCCTGGAGAGGCTGTTCCAGAGGGGTTTCAGCGTCGCCGCGTCTTGCGGGGGTGGCGTGGACTCCTCCCAGTTCAGCGAGTATGTGCTTTGCCGGGAGGAGCGGCGACCTCAACCCACCCCCACTGCTGTCCGGATAAAGCAGGAGCCCCTGGACTAGGCCCTGCCTCACTGCCCACCTGAGGCCCCTTGGCCCTGGGGACACCCCAGGGACCTGGAAACAGTGCTGGGGAGTTCTGCCTATGCCTACTTAGCAGTGGGTGTGAGACTGAGGGTGGGCCTGGAGGGTCCAAACTGGCCCAGGGAGCCCCTGGGCCCTAGGTGTCATGGCAACAGATGGTGGGATGCTGGAGGCATGCCCTCCGAAGACTGTTGACGTGACCCAAAGATGTCATGGTGGGAACTCCACTGCCGGTTCTCCGGGCTCCTCAGCTCCCCAGCTCGGTGCAGGGTCCTCCGAGGCTCTGGGGCCTGCTGAGGCAGGGTCAGCAGAGGCCGCCCTGGCCCACTCCAGAGGAGCTATTCATCCTTCTCCACGCATGGCAGACTCCAGTGGGTCTCCTTGCGTCAGAGGTGGCTTATTTTTCTACAGTATTTAAGACGGAAGTAACTGTCACTGCACAAGCCAGAGAGGCCGACAAGGACAACGCTTCTTTATCTGGTGCTCAGTTCTGTTGGACATGCAGCATGCCCACACGGGGGAAGAGCTGCCGGGCGCTCTGGCCCAGGTGCTTGCAGACTTCTGGGCCCTGCTCTCGAGACAGATGCAGGGATGACAGTGCCCTAGGAGCTGAAGCAGGGTCCCCAAGGggtggggctgctgggagggggCAGTGTGGGTATGGGGGATGGATGGCTCTGGCACCATCTGAGACCTCACCTGTGCTGCCGCCCAGGTCCAGGCCACACTTGGTGGGTTTCCTGCCCTACTAATGCCCAGGGGCTTCCAGTCCTACCTGCGTGTACTCCCACCTGGGCTCCCACAGAAGTCTCTCCCCATCCGGACCAGCCACAGGGCCACACCACATCCTTACCTCAGGAATGGGCCCCACGGTGAAGGGGCCCATCTGTTAGCAGCGTCCTCTGGGTCCCCTGCTCAGGAAGCCGTCCTCAGCTCCGATTTTCCCACACTAATATGCACACTGAAATTTAATTAAACCGTTGTTATGCTAGCCTGTGGTAAGACCCAACACAGGCACACCCAGGACTCTTGGCCCCAGATTCCAACGAGGACTAGCCCCAAGGGGTCCTCACAGACCTGCTGCCTCCCAGACAACAGGCCCAAAGATGGACACCCCTGGCCTTGTCACACTTCCCAGAGCGCTGGCTCTTCCCGGGCGGAGAAACTGCAGGGAACTGCTGGCTGGGTGGGGTGCCCCAGCTGGCACCACCCTGTGTACGATGCCTGTAGACTTGTATATGACTCCTTTGATATTGTAAAGATGCTGATGTAcaattgtgtgtgtttgtgtaaacaCATTACGTTCCTAGTTCATGCCATAAATGATGCTATAAAGCAAAAGACTGAGGCTCAGTCGTGTGCAGAAGCGGCAGTCGGGTTCCCGCATTCCGCGTTGTGCAGGGAGCCGTGGGGTGCATTCCTCCCTGGGTTCCTCCCAGTCAAATGGAGGAAGAgctgcaggagaggggaggggcagggtccTGAGCTGGCCACTCTTTAGTGTATTTGGGTGCTTCCTCACTGTTGTGCCTGTCCCCTCTGGACAGCGTGGATTCTGAATTCTGATTCACAGCCTCTAAACAGATGCAAGCTGGGAAAAGGCAGACAGAAGGTGTTCAGAGGCTTTTGAACCCATTCTTAAATGTTTGAGATTTTTCCCTCTCTCAGGCTTTTGGTTGAAGTCACGTCCTTTTTAGAGCCCCACAGAGTGGTAGGAGAATGTGACTCAGGCTGGCCACGGGGACACGCTTCCCCCAGCATGACAACTGCAGATTGCCTGAGCACAGAACAAGACCACAGCATGTCTGTTTCCAAGGAGTTTGAGGGTGTTCATGTTGGCCTCCAAGCTTCATGagcctttttgtatttttcctcaaAGCCCTTATGTCCTACCCACGAGGACCCTTTTACATGCCTGGTAAGGGCCACCAACCTCGGCCTGCTGGAGGACGAGGGCACACCAACCTCATCCCGTCTGAGGCCACAGAGCAGAA encodes:
- the KCTD15 gene encoding BTB/POZ domain-containing protein KCTD15 produces the protein MPHRKERPSGSSLHAHGSTGTAEGASMSRLSLTRSPVSPLAAQGIPLPAQLTKSNAPVHIDVGGHMYTSSLATLTKYPDSRISRLFNGTEPIVLDSLKQHYFIDRDGEIFRYILSFLRTSKLLLPDDFKDFSLLYEEARYYQLQPMVRELERWQQEQEQRRRSRACDCLVVRVTPDLGERIALSGEKALIEEVFPETGDVMCNSVNAGWNQDPTHVIRFPLNGYCRLNSVQVLERLFQRGFSVAASCGGGVDSSQFSEYVLCREERRPQPTPTAVRIKQEPLD